The Pseudofrankia inefficax genome window below encodes:
- a CDS encoding DUF58 domain-containing protein, with product MPSTGVAAVALSADGLALGGPAAAPKEAPEQRPTVVTRVTPLGVGVLATAVVLAAGAFVLRYAELAALAAAALAALLIAAFAVARRPRLRATLRVGPAGVPRGEPATLVVELRNPHRRPSPRVRVEIPWSHGARGAVPAAGAAGTIVVDVRRLDGASSRAVELPLDTQRRGVVGFGPVLVRRSDPFGLISSATWLAAADVLRVRPRAVPLGAPPAAPARDPDGRTADGAAGGVIFHGLREYVSGEDLRFVHWPSSARTGVLMVREHVEPSEPASTVVLDTRPAAYPPGEVGADTFEEAVDVAASVLLGCARESLGVVLLTTAGVRRSGRGRAPETYALLDDLAEVDLDPAGTLDVLGTVRRGGVGTLVVVTGGFDDGQLRAVAPVVHRFGQVVVVRVGARSLAAARARSRRTPADRPRLRRASSAPDAATLLGRFDLIGRPSEIGTSVAGRLRVVDIPDAARLAEVWPVGSRGRAAGVRSNARAGYFGGGAV from the coding sequence GTGCCGTCGACCGGCGTCGCGGCGGTCGCTCTGAGCGCGGACGGACTGGCGCTCGGCGGCCCGGCGGCGGCCCCGAAGGAGGCGCCCGAGCAGCGGCCGACGGTGGTCACCCGGGTCACGCCGTTGGGCGTCGGAGTCCTCGCCACCGCCGTGGTGCTGGCGGCGGGTGCCTTCGTGCTGCGCTACGCCGAGCTCGCGGCCCTCGCCGCGGCGGCCCTCGCCGCGCTGCTGATCGCGGCGTTCGCGGTGGCCCGCCGGCCCCGCCTGCGGGCCACGTTGCGGGTCGGCCCCGCCGGGGTTCCGCGCGGCGAGCCGGCCACGCTCGTCGTCGAGCTGCGCAATCCGCACCGGCGGCCGTCGCCGCGGGTGCGGGTCGAGATCCCGTGGAGCCACGGCGCCCGTGGCGCGGTCCCGGCGGCGGGTGCCGCCGGAACGATCGTCGTGGACGTTCGTCGGCTTGACGGCGCGAGCAGCCGGGCGGTGGAGCTGCCGCTCGACACCCAGCGCCGCGGGGTGGTCGGCTTCGGGCCGGTCCTGGTCCGCCGGTCCGACCCGTTCGGCCTGATCAGCTCGGCGACCTGGCTCGCGGCGGCCGACGTGCTGCGGGTGCGGCCGCGGGCCGTCCCCCTGGGCGCCCCACCGGCCGCCCCCGCCCGTGACCCGGACGGGCGGACCGCCGATGGCGCCGCCGGCGGGGTGATCTTCCACGGGCTGCGCGAGTACGTCAGCGGCGAGGACCTGCGTTTCGTGCACTGGCCGTCCAGCGCCCGGACCGGCGTGCTGATGGTCCGCGAGCACGTCGAGCCGAGCGAGCCGGCGTCGACGGTCGTTCTCGACACCCGGCCGGCGGCCTACCCACCCGGCGAGGTCGGCGCGGACACGTTCGAGGAGGCCGTCGACGTCGCCGCGTCGGTGCTGCTCGGCTGTGCCCGGGAGTCGCTCGGCGTCGTGCTGCTCACCACCGCGGGGGTCCGCCGGTCCGGGCGCGGCCGGGCGCCGGAGACCTACGCGCTGCTCGACGACCTCGCCGAGGTCGACCTGGATCCGGCCGGCACCCTCGACGTGCTGGGCACGGTGCGCCGAGGCGGCGTCGGCACGTTGGTCGTCGTCACCGGCGGCTTCGACGACGGGCAGCTGCGCGCCGTGGCGCCGGTGGTGCACCGCTTCGGCCAGGTGGTGGTCGTGCGGGTCGGTGCCCGCAGCCTCGCGGCGGCCCGGGCCCGGTCCCGGCGGACGCCGGCCGATCGGCCCCGGCTGCGCCGCGCGTCCTCGGCGCCCGACGCCGCGACGCTGCTCGGGCGGTTCGACCTGATCGGCCGGCCCAGCGAGATCGGTACCAGCGTGGCCGGCCGGCTGCGCGTCGTGGACATCCCGGACGCCGCTCGGCTGGCCGAGGTCTGGCCCGTGGGCAGCCGGGGCCGGGCCGCCGGGGTGCGGTCCAACGCCCGAGCCGGCTACTTCGGCGGCGGTGCCGTGTGA
- a CDS encoding AAA family ATPase, whose translation MSAELDIFATAFSDVVTNVERVIRGKREAIELAVICLFAEGHLLVEDVPGLGKTTLARSLAASVNASSHRIQFTPDLLPSDITGTTVYNQRLGEFGFRPGPVFANLVIGDEINRASPKTQSALLEVMEERYVTVDGTRYPVPLPFMVVATQNPVDMDGTYALPEAQVDRFLMRLRLGYPSTEAELEILESRQVGRRVEDLSPVMRAEDVVTHSERTLSVHVAPALRRYIVDLVASTRRIPDVLRLGGSPRGSVALLRAVQVRAASTGREFATPDDVKALAAPVLAHRLVLSPETELKRVTAEDVVAEVLRAVPSPRRLIGV comes from the coding sequence ATGAGCGCCGAGCTGGACATCTTCGCGACGGCCTTCTCCGACGTGGTCACGAACGTCGAACGGGTGATCCGCGGCAAGCGGGAGGCGATCGAGCTCGCGGTCATCTGCCTGTTCGCGGAGGGCCACCTGCTCGTCGAGGATGTGCCCGGCCTGGGCAAGACCACGCTGGCCCGCAGCCTCGCGGCGTCGGTCAACGCGAGCTCGCACCGGATCCAGTTCACTCCCGACCTGCTGCCCTCCGACATCACCGGCACCACGGTCTACAACCAGCGCCTCGGCGAGTTCGGCTTCCGGCCCGGCCCGGTCTTCGCGAACCTCGTCATCGGCGACGAGATCAACCGGGCGTCCCCGAAGACGCAGTCGGCGCTGCTCGAGGTGATGGAGGAGCGCTACGTCACCGTCGACGGCACCCGCTACCCGGTGCCGCTGCCGTTCATGGTCGTGGCGACGCAGAACCCGGTCGACATGGACGGCACGTACGCGCTCCCGGAGGCCCAGGTCGACCGGTTCCTGATGCGGCTGCGCCTGGGCTACCCGAGCACCGAGGCCGAGCTGGAGATCCTGGAGAGCCGGCAGGTCGGCCGCCGGGTCGAGGACCTGTCCCCGGTGATGCGCGCCGAGGACGTCGTCACCCACAGCGAGCGGACCCTGTCGGTGCACGTGGCCCCGGCGCTGCGCCGCTACATCGTCGACCTGGTCGCCTCGACCCGGCGCATCCCGGACGTGCTGCGCCTCGGCGGGAGCCCGCGGGGCAGCGTCGCCCTGCTGCGGGCCGTCCAGGTGCGCGCCGCCTCGACCGGCCGGGAGTTCGCCACCCCGGACGACGTGAAGGCGCTCGCCGCCCCGGTGCTCGCGCACCGGCTGGTCCTCAGCCCTGAGACGGAGCTGAAGCGGGTCACCGCCGAGGATGTCGTCGCCGAGGTGCTGCGGGCGGTCCCGTCGCCGCGTCGGCTCATCGGCGTCTGA
- a CDS encoding transglutaminaseTgpA domain-containing protein, whose translation MPAEPAARRATSLLLVVALALVDGWGFVRLFSAADLRLLVPVAAVAPVLLVVAASWGRRRPAPFALSALLWTVGFVLVAAALVTARAGGPVARLAEVRTGVLAGPTRLLDVAVPAPGDADLLVVPFLVTWLAAALGAELVVRTRTRLLPAFPALLALLAATAAAVPGQGSNLAPATALAAVAGLLVLVRRPAALTGTPASTGSAAPTGTAAPTGTAVPGTSAGPGGLPDPGPRSTRLADGSAPGPAGGEATPSKPEDGLTPARPTRITLGPGRPSRPLAAARALGALTVVVAAAVTAGAVLPSAFAAGGPVDPRAYRATPADQVAGLNPLSALAGWTTRPDDKLFTVRLTGQAAGPVPLRLAVLSDFDGANWTSSARYTRAGQTIPAGRDQPATGGAPVTQELTVAGLTGTQLPTLDRPVQVGSATDAGLAADLADGLLLRTAPLTTGEHLTVVSRPAPARAVAQLATLTSGTAATAEQDAEYLALPANVPPVLRALARVAAGQGTGPFQQAALLQHYLATNFQFDPRVPPGHSLAHVEHFVADTRRGTSEQFATTFVLAARVLGLPARVVVGFTPAAPAGAATVTVTGRQALAWAEVRFDGAGWLPFFPTPSAVDARGAALAGSTQGESDAQAALVDAAVRGPLAVPAAVNRPAATAATPSGRAGHLRGLVEWVAAGLGALAAGYVAVALARPVARRRRRLSARRSPRERVVLAWEHAVDALLAVGVPVPVSASPAEVVQLGADAVGGERADGRRAGAAGAGASMSALRGLAHLATLALFGPDDGAGRTGAGAVLVAGATVMPVPVPVPGTGPIPTHRHGPTHAAGRASRGLPAGRTGPLALPAGRTGPLALPPGRTGPLPLPSGRTGPLRSGGTGMGPRSNGRTGPGPEPAANGRTGALALADGRRTGPFGLPAGRTGPLALPGGPGGVEPSVAAGAGATGWDGVAGRRAADEARRLALTVEQAAWRSTPWRRRLTSRLSPRAVLTGRWPSASG comes from the coding sequence GTGCCGGCCGAGCCGGCCGCTCGGCGCGCCACGTCGCTCCTGCTGGTGGTGGCGCTCGCCCTCGTCGACGGGTGGGGGTTCGTCCGGCTTTTCTCGGCAGCCGACCTGCGGCTGCTCGTCCCGGTCGCCGCGGTCGCGCCGGTCCTGCTGGTCGTGGCGGCGTCGTGGGGCCGGCGCCGGCCGGCGCCGTTCGCGCTGTCCGCGTTGCTGTGGACCGTGGGGTTCGTCCTGGTGGCGGCCGCGCTCGTGACGGCAAGGGCCGGGGGGCCGGTGGCCCGGCTCGCGGAGGTCCGGACGGGGGTGCTGGCCGGGCCGACGCGGCTGCTCGACGTCGCCGTGCCGGCACCCGGAGACGCCGACCTGCTGGTGGTGCCATTCCTGGTCACCTGGCTCGCCGCCGCGCTTGGCGCGGAGCTGGTCGTGCGGACCAGGACCCGGCTGCTGCCCGCCTTCCCCGCGCTGCTCGCCCTGCTCGCGGCGACCGCCGCCGCGGTGCCGGGGCAGGGGTCGAACCTCGCCCCGGCGACGGCTCTGGCCGCGGTCGCGGGCCTGCTGGTGCTCGTCCGCCGGCCAGCCGCCCTGACGGGAACCCCCGCCTCAACGGGAAGCGCCGCCCCGACGGGAACAGCGGCCCCGACGGGAACAGCGGTGCCCGGTACGAGCGCCGGCCCGGGTGGCCTGCCGGACCCGGGGCCGCGCTCGACGCGGCTCGCCGACGGCTCCGCGCCGGGACCGGCGGGCGGCGAAGCGACCCCGAGCAAGCCCGAGGACGGCTTGACGCCGGCCCGGCCGACCCGGATCACGCTGGGCCCCGGCCGGCCGTCCCGGCCGCTCGCGGCGGCCCGGGCGCTGGGTGCGCTGACCGTCGTGGTCGCCGCGGCCGTCACGGCCGGCGCGGTGCTGCCCAGCGCCTTCGCGGCCGGCGGCCCGGTGGACCCGCGGGCGTACCGGGCGACGCCGGCCGACCAGGTCGCCGGGCTGAACCCGCTGTCGGCGCTCGCCGGCTGGACCACCCGGCCGGACGACAAGCTGTTCACGGTCCGGCTGACGGGCCAGGCGGCCGGCCCGGTGCCGCTGCGGCTCGCGGTGCTCAGCGACTTCGACGGCGCCAACTGGACCTCGTCCGCGCGCTACACCCGCGCCGGCCAGACCATCCCCGCCGGCCGCGACCAGCCGGCCACCGGTGGCGCGCCGGTCACCCAGGAGCTCACCGTCGCAGGCCTGACCGGAACGCAGCTGCCGACGCTGGACCGCCCCGTCCAGGTCGGCTCGGCCACGGACGCCGGGCTCGCCGCCGATCTGGCCGACGGGCTGCTGCTGCGGACGGCGCCCCTCACGACGGGCGAACACCTCACCGTGGTGTCACGGCCGGCGCCGGCCCGTGCGGTGGCCCAGCTGGCGACGCTGACCAGTGGCACGGCGGCGACCGCCGAGCAGGACGCCGAGTACCTGGCCCTGCCGGCGAACGTCCCGCCGGTGCTGCGGGCCCTGGCCCGGGTCGCCGCCGGCCAGGGCACCGGCCCGTTTCAGCAGGCCGCGCTGCTGCAGCACTACCTGGCGACCAACTTCCAGTTCGACCCGCGGGTGCCGCCCGGCCACTCGCTCGCCCACGTCGAGCACTTCGTCGCCGACACCCGGCGCGGCACGTCGGAGCAGTTCGCCACGACGTTCGTGCTGGCGGCGCGCGTCCTCGGGTTGCCGGCCAGGGTGGTCGTCGGGTTCACCCCGGCCGCGCCTGCCGGGGCGGCGACCGTGACGGTGACCGGACGCCAGGCACTGGCCTGGGCGGAGGTCCGGTTCGACGGCGCCGGCTGGCTGCCGTTCTTCCCGACGCCGTCGGCGGTCGACGCCCGCGGTGCCGCGCTGGCCGGCTCCACCCAGGGTGAGTCCGACGCACAGGCGGCGCTGGTCGACGCGGCCGTTCGCGGTCCGCTGGCCGTGCCGGCGGCCGTGAACCGTCCGGCGGCGACCGCCGCGACGCCATCCGGTCGGGCCGGGCACCTCCGTGGCCTGGTGGAGTGGGTCGCAGCCGGGCTCGGCGCGTTGGCGGCTGGCTACGTCGCGGTCGCGTTGGCGCGGCCAGTGGCGCGTCGCCGCCGACGGCTGTCCGCCCGGCGCTCGCCCCGGGAACGGGTGGTGCTCGCCTGGGAGCATGCCGTTGACGCGCTGCTAGCCGTGGGCGTGCCCGTACCGGTCTCGGCGAGCCCGGCGGAGGTCGTCCAGCTTGGCGCGGACGCCGTCGGGGGCGAGCGTGCCGACGGCAGACGGGCAGGCGCTGCCGGCGCGGGCGCCAGCATGAGCGCGCTGCGCGGTCTCGCGCACCTGGCCACGCTCGCCCTGTTCGGGCCGGATGACGGCGCCGGCCGAACCGGAGCCGGGGCCGTGCTGGTGGCCGGCGCGACCGTGATGCCGGTGCCGGTGCCGGTGCCGGGCACCGGCCCGATCCCCACGCACCGGCATGGCCCGACTCACGCGGCCGGCCGCGCCTCGCGCGGGCTTCCCGCCGGCCGGACCGGACCGCTGGCCCTGCCCGCGGGCCGGACCGGACCGCTGGCCCTGCCTCCTGGCCGGACCGGCCCACTCCCGCTCCCGAGCGGCCGGACCGGCCCGCTCCGGAGTGGCGGGACGGGTATGGGTCCTCGGTCCAATGGCCGGACGGGTCCGGGTCCGGAGCCGGCGGCGAACGGTCGGACGGGCGCGCTCGCGCTGGCCGATGGCCGGCGGACCGGTCCGTTTGGGCTGCCCGCTGGCCGGACGGGCCCGCTGGCGTTGCCGGGTGGACCCGGTGGGGTTGAGCCTTCCGTCGCGGCGGGCGCCGGCGCGACGGGCTGGGACGGCGTGGCCGGTCGTCGGGCGGCCGACGAGGCTCGGCGACTCGCCCTGACGGTCGAGCAGGCGGCCTGGCGGTCGACACCCTGGCGCCGCCGGCTGACCTCGCGGCTTTCGCCCCGGGCGGTTCTCACCGGCCGATGGCCGTCGGCCAGCGGCTGA
- a CDS encoding Rho termination factor N-terminal domain-containing protein, with translation MLRQKVVEKPVVIEIERPVLRRKIVDRPFDVEIEKPVIRQKVVERPVVIEIEKPVITEKVVERRVVVEKIVEKPVFKEKIVEKPVVVEKVVEKPVVREKVVEKPAGGPGVRPSSGVGADPVRKEPPPVPKAPLTGGAPAHLAPRPTPPPPAGPKPAAPKPAPPRPSGLVRPPGAPPAPLAPELAATGRPPAAGSGPRSGPDPNAPRPAQASQPAGGVSFVAPTGGGPPDRGGPASGRLDNSTPIADLRSAARELSVNGWARLPKDELVEAIRKVNRR, from the coding sequence GTGCTGCGGCAGAAGGTCGTCGAAAAGCCGGTGGTGATCGAGATCGAACGTCCGGTGCTGCGCCGGAAGATTGTCGACCGGCCCTTCGACGTCGAGATCGAGAAGCCGGTCATCCGGCAGAAGGTCGTGGAGCGGCCGGTAGTCATCGAGATCGAGAAGCCGGTGATCACGGAGAAGGTCGTCGAACGGCGGGTGGTAGTCGAGAAGATCGTAGAGAAGCCTGTCTTCAAGGAGAAGATCGTTGAGAAGCCGGTCGTTGTCGAGAAGGTCGTCGAGAAGCCCGTGGTTCGCGAGAAGGTCGTCGAGAAGCCGGCCGGCGGGCCCGGCGTTCGGCCGTCCTCCGGCGTCGGCGCGGATCCGGTTCGCAAGGAGCCGCCGCCCGTCCCGAAGGCTCCGCTGACGGGCGGGGCCCCGGCGCACCTGGCCCCCAGGCCGACGCCACCGCCCCCAGCGGGGCCGAAGCCGGCGGCACCCAAGCCGGCGCCACCGAGGCCGTCGGGGCTCGTCCGGCCGCCTGGCGCGCCGCCCGCACCACTCGCTCCGGAGCTCGCCGCGACCGGCAGGCCGCCCGCCGCCGGCTCTGGCCCTCGGTCTGGTCCGGACCCGAACGCTCCACGGCCTGCTCAGGCGAGTCAGCCGGCCGGCGGTGTGAGCTTCGTGGCTCCGACCGGCGGCGGGCCGCCCGATCGGGGCGGGCCCGCGAGCGGGCGGCTGGATAATTCGACGCCGATCGCCGACCTTCGGTCCGCCGCGCGCGAACTGTCGGTCAACGGCTGGGCCCGGCTGCCGAAGGATGAGCTGGTAGAGGCGATCCGAAAGGTCAACCGACGCTGA
- a CDS encoding AMIN-like domain-containing (lipo)protein: MPSTSSRTRSLASPPPTAPATRVLAARRPGARAVLPVLALVVGVLAGCSSGGSAAPSTPATSSGGPTATSSQVATPRPSPSEAQAPSAPAWPSGPTSKVRSTTPPPELVNVTAGHDIADGLSFDRVVFEFTGGLPGYTAQYVNQVLKPGQGTAMALAGQAFFQIVLTPAAAHDAAGQPTVTSPIDGGGLPAVRQIALAGDFEGYVHFGIGLSGVAGYRVTELAKPDRLVFDFAAQATGAP; this comes from the coding sequence ATGCCGTCAACCAGCTCACGGACCCGCTCGCTCGCCTCCCCGCCTCCGACCGCGCCGGCGACGCGGGTCCTGGCGGCCCGACGGCCAGGCGCCCGCGCCGTTCTGCCCGTGCTGGCGCTCGTCGTCGGCGTCCTCGCGGGCTGCTCCAGCGGCGGCTCAGCCGCGCCCTCGACGCCGGCCACGTCCAGCGGCGGCCCGACGGCGACGTCCAGCCAGGTCGCGACACCGCGGCCGAGCCCCAGTGAGGCGCAGGCGCCGAGCGCGCCGGCCTGGCCGAGCGGGCCGACGTCCAAGGTCCGGTCGACGACACCGCCGCCCGAGCTGGTCAACGTGACCGCCGGGCACGACATCGCGGACGGGCTCAGCTTCGACCGGGTGGTGTTCGAGTTCACCGGCGGGCTGCCGGGCTACACCGCGCAGTACGTCAACCAGGTGCTCAAGCCAGGCCAGGGCACCGCGATGGCGCTCGCCGGGCAGGCGTTCTTCCAGATCGTGCTGACCCCGGCCGCCGCGCACGACGCTGCCGGCCAGCCGACCGTGACGAGCCCGATCGACGGTGGTGGCCTGCCGGCCGTGCGGCAGATCGCGCTGGCCGGCGACTTCGAGGGCTACGTCCACTTCGGCATCGGCCTCTCGGGCGTCGCCGGCTACCGGGTGACCGAGCTGGCCAAACCCGACCGGCTGGTCTTCGACTTCGCCGCCCAGGCCACCGGCGCTCCCTGA
- a CDS encoding enoyl-CoA hydratase/isomerase family protein — protein MPKLEHDGEVYVLDLGDGENRFTKDWLVEVEALLSEIEATDGPKALVTVARGKIWSNGLDLDWMIAHTDELTDYLGSVQALFARVLTLPLVTVAALQGHAFAGGAMLSLAHDFQVMRADRGFWCLPEVDLRLPFSVGMSSLISARLPARTAAEAMVTGRRYGGADALAAGIVDAIAAAGVTDASEAERAVETTAIEIARPLTGKASPALGVIKSRLYAATVAALHAMEPVSL, from the coding sequence ATGCCGAAGCTGGAGCACGACGGCGAGGTGTACGTGCTGGATCTCGGCGACGGCGAGAACCGGTTCACCAAGGACTGGCTTGTCGAGGTCGAGGCACTGCTGTCCGAGATCGAGGCGACGGATGGGCCAAAAGCGCTGGTCACGGTCGCTCGCGGCAAGATCTGGTCGAATGGGCTGGATCTCGACTGGATGATCGCCCACACCGATGAGCTGACCGACTATCTCGGTTCCGTCCAGGCTCTGTTCGCCCGAGTCCTGACGCTGCCGCTGGTCACGGTCGCCGCGCTGCAGGGCCATGCCTTCGCCGGGGGCGCGATGCTCTCGCTCGCACATGACTTCCAGGTGATGCGGGCTGACCGTGGCTTCTGGTGCCTGCCCGAGGTCGACCTGCGGCTGCCGTTCTCCGTCGGGATGTCCAGCCTGATCTCCGCACGACTGCCAGCAAGGACCGCGGCCGAGGCGATGGTCACCGGTCGCCGGTACGGCGGGGCCGACGCCCTGGCTGCCGGCATCGTCGACGCGATCGCCGCGGCGGGTGTCACGGACGCCAGCGAGGCGGAACGCGCGGTCGAAACCACGGCGATCGAGATCGCCCGCCCGCTCACCGGCAAGGCGTCACCGGCCCTCGGCGTGATCAAGTCCAGGCTGTACGCGGCGACCGTGGCCGCCCTGCACGCCATGGAGCCCGTCAGCCTCTGA
- a CDS encoding VOC family protein yields MKLAQVMVLVDEYDPAIVFFTEVLGFELVEDSPATTNDGRPKRWVVVRPPGAETSILLARADGPAQSAAVGHQAAGRVGFFLHVDDFEASYQRMLAANVTFLGEPRDEPYGRVVVFLDLAGNRWDMIQPA; encoded by the coding sequence GTGAAGCTCGCCCAGGTGATGGTGCTCGTCGACGAGTACGACCCCGCGATCGTCTTCTTCACCGAGGTGCTCGGCTTCGAGCTGGTCGAGGACTCGCCGGCGACGACCAACGACGGGCGGCCCAAGCGCTGGGTGGTGGTCCGCCCGCCAGGCGCCGAGACCTCGATCCTGCTCGCGCGTGCCGACGGGCCGGCGCAGTCCGCTGCCGTGGGTCACCAGGCGGCCGGTCGCGTCGGCTTCTTCCTGCACGTCGACGACTTCGAGGCGAGCTACCAGCGGATGCTGGCCGCGAACGTCACCTTCCTCGGTGAGCCGCGCGACGAGCCGTACGGCCGGGTCGTGGTCTTCCTCGACCTCGCCGGCAACCGCTGGGACATGATCCAACCGGCCTGA